In a genomic window of Sandaracinaceae bacterium:
- a CDS encoding alpha/beta fold hydrolase produces MDSPDDRSTQGFDFPTIGGTQSAVLTLSRSVRAPIVLVLPALGLRAEYYAPLVARLAVEGVHAAAIDLPGHGASPVRASRRVDWGYPELVTHAAAARDAASRALPGVPVFWLGHSIGGQIALLESGLHPSGAAGVALVASGSPYYRAWRGLAALKIALGTRFSAALAGVVGHFPGEQAGFAGREARSVMQQWARLARTGAYRFGAFDGEALLAAGRAPVLALRVLGDDLAPEAAVEHTLGKLGQRTVEREVWRGLATKNVHNRWPRTPEPAAERVTAFVRATLATTPARSERQASMMGRASA; encoded by the coding sequence ATGGACTCACCCGACGATCGCTCTACGCAAGGCTTCGACTTTCCCACGATCGGCGGCACCCAGTCGGCGGTGCTGACGCTCTCGCGCTCCGTTCGCGCGCCCATCGTGCTGGTGCTGCCGGCGCTGGGGCTGCGAGCGGAGTACTACGCTCCCCTCGTGGCGCGGCTGGCGGTCGAGGGAGTGCATGCGGCGGCCATCGATCTCCCCGGGCACGGCGCGAGCCCCGTGCGCGCGTCGCGTCGTGTGGACTGGGGCTACCCCGAGCTGGTGACGCACGCCGCCGCCGCACGTGACGCCGCCTCGCGAGCGTTGCCGGGAGTGCCGGTCTTTTGGCTGGGGCACTCCATCGGCGGTCAGATCGCGTTGCTGGAGTCCGGGCTGCACCCGAGCGGCGCGGCGGGGGTGGCCCTGGTGGCTTCCGGCTCGCCGTACTACCGCGCGTGGCGCGGGCTGGCGGCGCTGAAGATCGCGCTGGGCACACGTTTCAGCGCCGCGCTCGCGGGCGTGGTGGGGCACTTCCCCGGTGAGCAGGCCGGCTTCGCGGGGCGCGAAGCGCGCAGCGTGATGCAGCAGTGGGCGCGGCTCGCGCGCACGGGAGCCTACCGCTTCGGCGCCTTCGACGGTGAAGCGCTGCTGGCCGCGGGGCGTGCGCCCGTGCTGGCCCTGCGCGTTCTGGGCGACGACCTGGCGCCCGAGGCGGCCGTGGAGCACACGCTCGGCAAGCTGGGGCAGCGCACCGTCGAGCGCGAGGTCTGGCGTGGGCTCGCCACGAAGAACGTACACAACCGCTGGCCGCGCACGCCGGAGCCCGCGGCAGAGCGCGTCACGGCGTTCGTGCGCGCCACGCTCGCCACCACCCCTGCCCGCAGCGAGCGGCAGGCCAGCATGATGGGGAGGGCCAGCGCATGA
- the maiA gene encoding maleylacetoacetate isomerase, translating into MRLYAFYRSSASYRVRLGLAHKDIAHELVPIALMTGEQRAPEHRARNPIGQVPVLELLGGEQPVLLAQSVAILEYLEEVFPEPALLPREPIARARVRELVELVNSGIQPLQNLSVLLHVSSLGADAQAWARHFVLNGLLALEQRAHTTRGAFLFGDQPTLADVCLVPQMFNARLLGLPLDDLSSLVEIDARCQALPRWSDAHPSAQPDAPPS; encoded by the coding sequence ATGCGCCTCTATGCCTTCTACCGCAGCAGCGCGAGCTACCGCGTACGCCTCGGCCTCGCCCACAAGGACATCGCCCACGAGCTCGTGCCCATCGCGCTCATGACCGGCGAGCAACGCGCACCCGAGCACCGCGCGCGCAACCCCATCGGCCAGGTGCCGGTGCTGGAGCTGCTGGGCGGCGAACAGCCCGTGCTGCTCGCACAATCCGTGGCCATCCTCGAGTACCTCGAAGAGGTGTTCCCAGAGCCCGCGCTCCTGCCGCGTGAGCCCATCGCCCGCGCCCGCGTGCGCGAGCTGGTGGAGCTGGTGAACTCCGGCATCCAGCCGCTCCAGAACCTGTCTGTGCTGCTGCACGTCAGCTCGCTCGGCGCCGACGCGCAGGCGTGGGCCCGCCACTTCGTGCTGAACGGCCTCCTGGCACTCGAACAACGCGCCCACACCACACGCGGCGCCTTCCTCTTCGGCGACCAGCCCACGCTGGCGGACGTGTGCCTGGTCCCGCAGATGTTCAACGCGCGCCTGCTGGGCCTGCCTCTCGACGACCTGAGTTCGCTGGTGGAGATCGACGCGCGCTGCCAAGCCCTGCCGCGCTGGTCCGACGCGCACCCGAGCGCGCAGCCGGACGCGCCGCCGAGCTGA
- a CDS encoding SRPBCC family protein, with protein MIEGIGEALVRRPPEAIIAFVTDLERYKKADWKIGRVLESRREGNRIFMRHDGKLRGIPGPPVSLEMTIEGRTSVRYRSVPSWPAKWFLTFDGGFELAEVAGGTQVVHTERFRFHAPWRLVAEPFLRKWIAQDVPKEMERLKAILESEDPTL; from the coding sequence ATGATCGAGGGCATTGGCGAGGCGCTCGTCCGCAGGCCCCCCGAGGCGATCATCGCCTTCGTCACGGATCTCGAGCGCTACAAGAAGGCCGACTGGAAGATCGGTCGGGTGCTCGAGTCACGGCGTGAAGGCAACCGCATCTTCATGAGGCACGACGGGAAGCTGCGGGGCATTCCCGGCCCGCCGGTGTCCCTGGAGATGACCATCGAAGGGCGGACCTCCGTGCGTTATCGAAGCGTCCCGAGCTGGCCCGCCAAGTGGTTTCTGACGTTCGACGGTGGGTTCGAGCTCGCCGAAGTGGCAGGGGGGACCCAGGTCGTTCACACGGAGCGGTTTCGGTTCCATGCCCCGTGGCGCCTCGTGGCCGAGCCATTCCTGAGGAAGTGGATTGCCCAAGACGTTCCGAAGGAGATGGAGCGACTGAAGGCCATTCTGGAGTCCGAAGACCCGACGCTGTGA
- a CDS encoding long-chain-acyl-CoA synthetase yields MARIDTELLRSNARMARTIGYGIWLAAYKLRDNQNLCPALLLERHAARQPNHPALLFEDRTLSYQELNARANQYAHALERLGAKKGQVVAVLMDNRVEYLVACMGANKIGVVSALINTHVAGIQLSHALRICEPSFILLGSEHIDNVRSLGDELPVPPGRVLMMRDGDNRAQLPGAVDFDAVIDAAPAHNPEQTKQQSIHDPFVYIYTSGTTGLPKAAMMKNQRVMKAMHVFAGPVAHITPSDVVYTSGLPFYHSSGFILGYGMALVGGATCALRRKFSSSQHFEDCERTGATVFAYIGELCRYLLASEVKPAEKRHKLRMVVGAGLRPDIWEAFVKRFNIPEVREFYGATEGNVGIVNFDGKPGMLGRLMPGQVVARAEEGTADVWRNAHTGLCEKAHPGQDGILLGQINKVNSFDGYVDKGKNAGKILENPFGDGKNYFNTGDLVRMHPHKYVSFQDRLGDTYRWKGENVATSEVALVLTHAPSIGEANVYGVEVPGCDGRAGMAAVVLDGELDLPGLSAHVEKNLPGYARPLFIRVQREMQLTASFKYVKTDLKEQGFDPANVKGDPLFFWNGRAYEPLTTVLHEQLVSGAIRL; encoded by the coding sequence ATGGCACGAATCGACACCGAGCTGCTCCGCAGCAACGCGCGCATGGCGCGCACCATTGGCTACGGCATCTGGCTCGCGGCGTACAAGCTGCGCGACAACCAGAACCTCTGCCCCGCGCTCTTGCTGGAGCGCCACGCCGCGCGGCAGCCCAACCACCCGGCGCTCCTCTTCGAGGACCGCACGCTCAGCTACCAAGAGCTGAACGCGCGCGCCAACCAGTACGCCCACGCGCTCGAGCGGCTGGGCGCCAAGAAGGGCCAGGTCGTGGCGGTGTTGATGGACAACCGCGTCGAGTACCTGGTGGCCTGCATGGGCGCCAACAAGATCGGCGTGGTGAGCGCGCTGATCAACACGCACGTGGCGGGCATCCAGCTCTCCCACGCGCTGCGCATCTGCGAGCCGTCGTTCATCCTGCTGGGCTCCGAGCACATCGACAACGTGCGCAGCCTGGGCGACGAGCTGCCGGTCCCGCCCGGACGCGTGCTCATGATGCGTGACGGCGACAACCGCGCGCAGCTCCCGGGCGCCGTGGACTTCGACGCGGTGATCGACGCGGCGCCGGCGCACAACCCCGAGCAGACCAAGCAACAGAGCATCCACGACCCGTTCGTCTACATCTACACCTCGGGCACCACCGGCCTGCCCAAGGCGGCCATGATGAAGAACCAGCGGGTCATGAAGGCCATGCACGTGTTCGCCGGCCCCGTGGCGCACATCACGCCGAGCGACGTGGTCTACACCTCGGGCCTGCCCTTCTATCACTCGAGCGGCTTCATCCTGGGCTACGGCATGGCCCTGGTGGGCGGCGCCACGTGCGCGCTGCGCCGCAAGTTCTCGTCCAGCCAGCACTTCGAAGACTGCGAGCGCACGGGCGCCACGGTGTTCGCGTACATCGGCGAGCTGTGCCGCTACCTGCTGGCCAGCGAGGTGAAGCCCGCCGAGAAGCGCCACAAGCTGCGCATGGTGGTGGGCGCGGGCCTGCGCCCCGACATCTGGGAGGCGTTCGTGAAGCGCTTCAACATCCCCGAAGTGCGCGAGTTCTACGGCGCCACCGAGGGCAACGTGGGCATCGTGAACTTCGACGGGAAGCCCGGCATGCTGGGGCGCCTGATGCCCGGGCAGGTGGTGGCGCGCGCCGAAGAGGGCACCGCCGACGTGTGGCGCAACGCGCACACGGGTCTGTGCGAGAAGGCGCACCCGGGCCAGGACGGCATCCTGCTGGGCCAGATCAACAAAGTGAACAGCTTCGACGGCTACGTGGACAAGGGGAAGAACGCGGGCAAGATCCTCGAGAACCCCTTCGGCGACGGGAAGAACTACTTCAACACGGGCGACCTGGTGCGCATGCACCCGCACAAGTACGTGTCGTTCCAAGACCGCCTCGGGGACACGTACCGCTGGAAGGGCGAGAACGTGGCCACCAGCGAAGTGGCGCTGGTGCTCACGCACGCGCCGTCCATCGGCGAGGCCAACGTGTATGGCGTGGAGGTGCCCGGCTGCGACGGGCGCGCGGGCATGGCCGCCGTGGTGCTGGACGGCGAGCTGGACCTGCCCGGCCTCTCCGCGCACGTGGAGAAGAACCTGCCCGGCTATGCGCGGCCGCTGTTCATTCGCGTGCAGCGCGAGATGCAGCTCACCGCCAGCTTCAAGTACGTGAAGACCGACCTGAAGGAGCAGGGCTTCGACCCGGCCAACGTGAAGGGCGACCCGCTCTTTTTCTGGAACGGGCGCGCCTACGAGCCGCTCACCACGGTGCTGCACGAGCAGCTGGTGTCCGGCGCCATTCGCCTGTGA
- a CDS encoding Crp/Fnr family transcriptional regulator, translating into MTDVAALVAPHLLLSAEEQALLAPYRRPVRYAPGEAIFNEGSVCREVVVLAGGLVRAYYHHDDREVNLRFLNAPSVVLALASFIRGTPAEETLEAVTEVTGYRSRLADFQDDHPGELAERMRRVLAEQHYLSMERRLRMLQWKSAAERYEYFVAHMDADIVQGMPGYHVASYLGVAPESLSRVRAARGRARRS; encoded by the coding sequence ATGACCGACGTCGCCGCACTCGTCGCACCCCACCTGCTGCTCAGCGCCGAGGAGCAGGCCCTCTTGGCGCCATACCGCCGCCCGGTGCGCTACGCGCCCGGCGAGGCCATCTTCAACGAGGGCAGCGTGTGCCGGGAGGTGGTGGTGCTGGCCGGGGGGCTGGTGCGCGCCTACTACCACCACGACGACCGCGAGGTGAACCTACGCTTCCTGAACGCTCCGTCCGTGGTGCTGGCGCTCGCCAGCTTCATCCGTGGGACGCCCGCCGAAGAGACGCTCGAGGCCGTGACCGAAGTGACGGGCTATCGCTCGCGGCTCGCGGACTTCCAGGACGACCACCCGGGCGAGCTGGCGGAGCGCATGCGCCGCGTGCTGGCCGAGCAGCACTACCTGTCGATGGAGCGGCGCCTGCGCATGCTGCAGTGGAAGTCCGCCGCCGAGCGCTACGAGTACTTCGTGGCGCACATGGATGCGGACATCGTGCAGGGCATGCCGGGTTACCACGTGGCGTCGTACCTGGGCGTGGCGCCCGAGTCCCTCAGCCGGGTGCGTGCTGCGCGCGGGCGCGCTCGTCGTTCTTGA
- a CDS encoding SDR family oxidoreductase — MTSPNEFEGKPVVVTGGTGALGRSVVGGLLARGASVHIPVMHARELDGFPYAGQVRCREGVDLRDEASCAAFYGSVPGALYGSIHLAGGFSMGPFTDTSLAEYQKLVDLNVTTCFLSCREALKRMSGEGRIVNVAAKPALVPTGGLVAYALTKAAVAGLTLALAEEAGPRGVWVNAVVPSIMNTPANVAAMPDADHSAWPTTDDVAATICFLASPLNRVTRGALVPVYGRS; from the coding sequence ATGACGAGTCCGAACGAGTTCGAAGGCAAGCCGGTGGTGGTCACGGGAGGCACGGGCGCGCTCGGCCGCTCGGTGGTGGGCGGCCTCTTGGCCCGCGGCGCGAGCGTCCACATCCCCGTCATGCACGCGCGCGAGCTGGACGGCTTTCCGTACGCGGGCCAGGTGCGCTGCCGAGAGGGCGTGGACCTGCGCGACGAGGCCAGCTGCGCGGCGTTCTACGGCAGCGTCCCGGGCGCGCTCTACGGCTCCATCCACCTGGCGGGCGGCTTCTCCATGGGGCCCTTCACGGACACGTCGCTGGCCGAGTACCAGAAGCTGGTGGATCTGAACGTGACCACCTGCTTCCTCAGCTGCCGCGAGGCGCTCAAGCGCATGAGCGGCGAGGGGCGCATCGTGAACGTGGCCGCGAAGCCCGCGCTCGTGCCCACGGGCGGCCTCGTGGCGTATGCCCTCACCAAGGCCGCCGTGGCCGGGCTCACGTTGGCGCTCGCCGAAGAGGCCGGCCCGCGCGGCGTCTGGGTCAACGCCGTGGTGCCCTCCATCATGAACACGCCCGCCAACGTGGCCGCCATGCCGGACGCCGACCACAGCGCGTGGCCCACCACCGACGACGTGGCGGCCACCATCTGCTTCCTCGCGTCGCCACTCAACCGCGTCACGCGCGGCGCGCTGGTGCCGGTCTACGGGCGCAGCTGA
- a CDS encoding glutathione S-transferase N-terminal domain-containing protein, which produces MSDLTLHGVGYSPWTERARWALDHHRIPYRYREHIPMVGEPLLRLRAHGTLRVKATAPLLVHAGGAIDDSLAIMRYADACGRGPSLRSDSDGARAWAERIEQGLAAGRARLTAAILADPEALRESMLPVSPAPLAGLLRPVAAQGARFVAKKYGADLAPVDRHVDTQRGVCLALRDALGGRALFEGSSLGAVDLMAATFLQMVEPVQHPRIVLLPALRRAWTAAPLVGEFADLLAWRDALYASARGERTKAAA; this is translated from the coding sequence ATGAGTGACCTCACCCTGCACGGCGTGGGCTACTCCCCCTGGACCGAGCGCGCCCGCTGGGCGCTCGACCACCACCGCATTCCGTACCGCTACCGCGAGCACATCCCCATGGTGGGCGAGCCGCTGCTGCGCCTGCGAGCGCACGGCACCCTGCGCGTGAAGGCCACGGCCCCGCTGCTGGTGCACGCGGGCGGGGCCATCGACGACTCACTCGCGATCATGCGCTACGCCGACGCGTGCGGACGCGGCCCCAGCCTGCGGAGTGACTCCGACGGCGCCCGCGCGTGGGCCGAGCGCATCGAGCAGGGCCTCGCCGCAGGGCGTGCGCGCCTGACGGCTGCGATCTTGGCGGACCCGGAGGCGCTGCGCGAGAGCATGCTGCCGGTGAGCCCGGCGCCGCTGGCCGGGCTGCTGCGTCCCGTGGCTGCACAGGGCGCGCGCTTCGTGGCGAAGAAGTACGGCGCCGACCTCGCGCCGGTGGACCGCCACGTGGACACCCAGCGGGGCGTGTGCCTCGCGCTGCGGGACGCGCTGGGCGGTCGCGCCCTCTTCGAGGGGAGCTCACTCGGCGCCGTCGACCTGATGGCGGCCACGTTCCTCCAGATGGTGGAGCCCGTGCAGCACCCGCGCATCGTGCTGCTGCCGGCGCTTCGGCGCGCGTGGACGGCGGCCCCGCTCGTGGGCGAGTTCGCGGACCTCTTGGCCTGGCGCGACGCGCTCTACGCGAGCGCGCGGGGCGAGCGCACGAAGGCCGCGGCCTAG